The Pelodiscus sinensis isolate JC-2024 chromosome 6, ASM4963464v1, whole genome shotgun sequence genome has a segment encoding these proteins:
- the LOC106732414 gene encoding uncharacterized protein LOC106732414 isoform X2 — MEFLFTHPQPSSLVVDAVQQKLKAPQHKPTSADKDSKRLELFGRKVYSSATLALRMANYSALLANHSFDYYAKFVPLLEHLPDTKREILKAVVQEGYTSSRTALHIALDDADTAAHITGTSIVMRRASWLQQSSTPKHLLPKLEDLPCNKQNLFSEKTDQLLHSGKDSRTTLKTLGMYTPRAVGSNIPPIRGRGSLPNKCLSIGSRTSNTGESKDNKGGTHHQKCLLNMVPNNKFDATVEGLRTTPLCLSAHATSAIFHHRLRPFLQRWAYITADKWVLQTLKLGYMIPFDSLPPSPCPVPFQGPLS, encoded by the coding sequence ATGGAGTTTCTCTTTACGCACCCACAGCCAAGCTCACTGGTTGTGGATGCAGTACAGCAGAAATTGAAAGCACCACAGCACAAGCCTACCAGTGCGGACAAAGACAGCAAAAGGTTGGAGTTGTTCGGGCGCAAAGTATATTCTTCGGCAACTCTAGCCCTACGCATGGCTAATTACTCCGCACTACTAGCTAATCATAGTTTCGACTACTATGCCAAGTTCGTACCACTTCTGGAGCACCTACCAGATACGAAGCGGGAAATCCTAAAAGCAGTAGTGCAGGAAGGCTATACATCATCCAGAACTGCGCTGCATATAGCTCTTGATGATGCTGACACGGCAGCCCATATCACCGGCACCTCCATTGTCATGCGCAGAGCATCTTGGCTCCAGCAGTCATCTACTCCGAAACACCTTCTACCGAAACTCGAAGACCTCCCATGCAATAAGCAGAACCTCTTCTCGGAGAAGACAGACCAGCTCCTTCACTCAGGGAAAGACTCTAGAACAACGCTCAAAACTCTCGGGATGTACACTCCTCGTGCCGTAGGAAGCAATATACCCCCTATCAGAGGCAGAGGCAGTTTACCCAACAAGTGCCTCAGTATAGGCAGCAGGACCAGCAACACAGGGGAAAGCAAAGACAACAAAGGAGGCACCCACCACCAAAAGTGTCTACTCAACATGGTACCAAACAACAAATTTGATGCCACGGTCGAGGGACTCAGAACCACACCCCTCTGCCTGTCTGCCCATGCCACAAGTGCCATTTTCCATCATCGTCTCAGGCCTTTTCTCCAGCGCTGGGCCTATATTACCGCAGACAAATGGGTCCTCCAGACTCTCAAACTAGGGTACATGATTCCTTTcgactcccttcccccctccccctgccccgtcccttttcagggacccctttcaTGA